In Lujinxingia sediminis, a single genomic region encodes these proteins:
- the sctV gene encoding type III secretion system export apparatus subunit SctV, with translation MMMGMERWLKRYSDVFLAGLVIGIIGMMIVPLPTLVLDLLLALNIALAVTLLMVSLYIPSALKIAAFPSILLITTLFRLALNVSSTRLILLHADAGEVIAAFGDFVVQGNFVVGAVIFLILTLIQFLVIAKGSERVSEVAARFTLDAMPGKQMSIDADLRAGAFDLDEARRRRALVQRESQLYGAMDGAMKFVKGDAIAGIIMTAINIVAGMIIGVMQLEMSAGDAAQVYTLLTIGDGLVSQIPALLIATTAGIIVTRVASDDEGAHLGGDIFSQLLEQPKALAIAAALLIALAMIPGLPVVPFLALGGAVGAVSYALQRSRGQGDGLSEQEAREVASIEREAEQGARQARAMIPVVTPLTVELGAALAEAMGEERERWLREMIPAMREGIFFETGVKVPGVRMRVGSGQGSALAVMLDEIPVECAEVPLDEVMVADDPEGVAVFGIEARAARHPVSGQPACWAPAEARERLEEAGYQVWDSADYVLLVMSAAIKAHAHRFVTLQGVRGMLDQLEGPYPALVSEVVPRQLGLQELTEILKRLAEEGISLRNLPTILEVLADRARSEKNPVKLTEEVRAGLSAYITHKYSGGEGSVLVYLVDREIEEVIKSAIRIGERGSFLTLAPEDIQEILGAVRSQVSGDVEGERVPILLTDQRVRRYLKRLVAMEIPNAVVLAYQELDPALTIQPLGRIVVGRG, from the coding sequence ATGATGATGGGAATGGAGCGGTGGTTAAAGCGCTACAGCGATGTGTTCTTAGCGGGGCTGGTCATTGGAATCATCGGGATGATGATCGTGCCGCTGCCGACGCTGGTGCTGGACTTGTTGCTGGCGCTGAACATCGCGCTGGCCGTGACGCTTTTGATGGTGAGTTTGTATATCCCCAGCGCTCTTAAGATCGCGGCGTTTCCATCGATCTTGCTCATCACCACATTGTTTCGGCTGGCGCTCAATGTCTCGTCAACGCGTCTGATTTTGTTGCATGCCGACGCCGGAGAGGTGATCGCGGCATTCGGGGACTTTGTGGTGCAGGGCAACTTCGTGGTGGGGGCGGTGATCTTTTTGATCCTCACCTTGATTCAGTTTCTGGTGATCGCCAAAGGCTCAGAGCGCGTCTCGGAGGTAGCGGCGCGATTTACGCTGGACGCGATGCCGGGCAAGCAGATGTCGATCGACGCCGACCTTCGCGCCGGGGCCTTCGATCTGGATGAGGCTCGCCGCAGGCGCGCGCTGGTGCAGCGGGAGAGCCAGCTTTACGGGGCGATGGACGGGGCGATGAAGTTTGTGAAAGGCGATGCGATCGCGGGCATCATCATGACGGCGATTAACATCGTGGCCGGGATGATCATCGGGGTGATGCAACTGGAGATGTCGGCCGGAGATGCGGCGCAGGTCTACACGCTCTTGACGATCGGCGACGGGCTGGTCAGCCAGATTCCCGCGCTGTTGATTGCGACAACGGCCGGCATCATTGTGACGCGGGTTGCCAGCGATGATGAGGGGGCGCACCTGGGCGGGGATATCTTCTCGCAGCTTCTCGAGCAGCCCAAGGCGCTGGCGATCGCTGCGGCGCTTTTGATCGCGCTGGCGATGATCCCGGGGTTGCCGGTGGTTCCCTTTCTCGCGTTGGGCGGGGCGGTGGGGGCTGTTTCGTACGCGCTGCAGCGCTCGCGGGGGCAGGGCGATGGCTTGAGTGAGCAGGAGGCCCGGGAGGTGGCCTCGATTGAGCGTGAGGCCGAGCAGGGGGCGCGTCAGGCCCGGGCGATGATTCCGGTGGTGACGCCGCTTACCGTGGAGTTGGGGGCGGCGCTGGCCGAGGCGATGGGGGAGGAGCGCGAGCGCTGGTTGAGGGAGATGATCCCGGCGATGCGCGAAGGGATCTTTTTTGAGACGGGGGTCAAGGTGCCCGGGGTACGCATGCGGGTGGGCAGCGGTCAGGGCAGTGCGCTGGCGGTGATGCTCGATGAGATCCCGGTGGAATGTGCCGAGGTGCCTCTTGATGAGGTTATGGTCGCCGATGATCCGGAGGGGGTGGCGGTGTTTGGCATTGAGGCGCGGGCGGCCCGCCATCCGGTCAGCGGTCAGCCGGCGTGCTGGGCGCCGGCAGAGGCCCGTGAGCGACTCGAGGAGGCGGGTTATCAGGTGTGGGATAGCGCCGACTACGTACTGTTGGTGATGAGCGCGGCGATAAAGGCCCATGCCCATCGTTTTGTGACCCTGCAGGGGGTGCGTGGGATGCTCGATCAGCTTGAAGGGCCCTACCCGGCGCTTGTCTCCGAGGTGGTGCCCCGGCAACTGGGGCTTCAGGAACTCACCGAGATCTTGAAGAGGCTGGCCGAGGAGGGGATTTCATTGCGCAACCTGCCGACGATCCTGGAAGTGCTGGCCGATCGGGCGCGCAGCGAGAAGAACCCGGTCAAACTCACCGAGGAGGTACGCGCCGGGTTGAGCGCCTACATCACTCACAAGTACTCCGGCGGGGAGGGAAGCGTGTTGGTGTATCTCGTGGATCGGGAGATCGAGGAGGTGATTAAGAGTGCGATTCGTATCGGAGAGCGGGGCAGTTTCTTGACGCTCGCGCCGGAGGACATTCAGGAGATCCTGGGCGCGGTGCGCTCCCAGGTCAGCGGGGATGTGGAGGGGGAGCGTGTGCCGATCTTGCTGACGGATCAGCGCGTGCGGCGCTACCTGAAGCGACTGGTAGCGATGGAGATCCCGAATGCGGTCGTGCTGGCCTACCAGGAGCTGGATCCGGCGCTGACGATTCAGCCCCTGGGGCGTATCGTTGTGGGACGCGGTTGA
- a CDS encoding FHA domain-containing protein, whose protein sequence is MIICKSCGRENEDKFKFCLGCGSGLEAPKPKAQPDTLDCPHCGAAVPGGFKFCGACGGSLQQMASEPAVNETTLTGGPRPASSSSEPEEEVRRLGELTVIRPDGSEGARIELTSKGVTLGRTSEHEVLANDPFLSPEHAALSYESGRVMLRDLDSINGVFWRLRDDVELEHGDMIRVGQELLRFEMADKVDELSTGWKGDDAEVKRQGSPDRGVWGRLALIGGPDVETRAYEVHTSEVTLGREIGTILFRDDGFVSGKHARIYRDQDRVYLRDLGSSNGTYIKIRGQRQLANGDLILMGQQLFRLQIG, encoded by the coding sequence GTGATCATTTGTAAGAGCTGTGGTCGGGAGAACGAGGACAAATTTAAGTTCTGTCTGGGGTGTGGCTCGGGGCTGGAAGCGCCCAAGCCCAAAGCGCAGCCCGACACGTTGGATTGCCCCCATTGCGGTGCGGCTGTTCCCGGGGGCTTTAAGTTTTGCGGGGCCTGTGGAGGTTCGTTGCAGCAGATGGCGAGCGAGCCCGCAGTGAATGAGACGACGCTCACCGGTGGGCCGCGCCCGGCCAGTTCCAGTTCCGAGCCCGAGGAAGAGGTTCGCCGCCTGGGCGAGCTGACCGTGATTCGTCCGGATGGCTCGGAGGGGGCGCGCATTGAACTCACCAGCAAGGGCGTGACACTGGGGCGCACGAGTGAGCATGAGGTTCTGGCCAATGACCCCTTCCTCTCTCCGGAGCACGCTGCGCTGAGCTATGAGAGCGGTCGGGTGATGCTACGCGATCTCGACAGCATCAACGGTGTCTTCTGGCGGCTACGCGATGATGTGGAGCTTGAACATGGCGATATGATTCGCGTGGGCCAGGAGCTTTTGCGTTTCGAGATGGCCGATAAGGTCGATGAATTGTCGACCGGTTGGAAGGGAGACGACGCCGAGGTCAAACGCCAGGGGAGTCCGGATCGAGGGGTTTGGGGAAGGCTGGCGTTGATCGGCGGACCGGATGTGGAAACGCGTGCCTACGAGGTCCACACCAGCGAGGTCACCCTGGGACGCGAGATCGGCACGATCCTGTTTCGGGATGACGGGTTCGTTTCGGGTAAACACGCCCGTATCTACCGCGATCAGGATCGCGTTTATCTGCGTGACCTCGGGAGTAGTAACGGCACGTACATCAAGATTCGAGGGCAGCGTCAGCTGGCCAACGGCGATCTGATCTTGATGGGGCAGCAGCTCTTCCGCCTGCAGATCGGCTAG